CAGGCAAATTCTGCAATTACTTACTAAAGAAACGTATAATATAAATGCTTTGGCTGAAAACTTTGATATGAGTCGTCCTGCGGTTTCAAAACATATTAAAATATTGCAGCAGGCAGGTTTTATTTCTATTCAGGAAATTGGACGAGAACGTCATTGTGTTTTAAATCAAAAAGGATTTAATGATGTTAAAGCCCTGATCAGTCATTTTGACCAGTTCTGGGAAAACAAACTCAGCAGACTGGAAACTATTCTGAACAAAAAGAAAGACTAATTTAAAAAACAAGAAATCATGCAAAAACAAATTTTACTTGATCTTTTAGATCATAACCGCTTTGTCTGTAATGCTACATTTAAAAATATAACTCCGGAAAACAGTCGTTTTCGTTTGAATGAAAAAACAGCTTCGGTTGGGTTTATTTACAGACATATTGGCGAAACGGCAAACATATTAGGAGCATTTTTCGGAATTAAAACGGATGTCGAAAACACAACAATCGGGCAATCTGATACTGGAAAACATTATGATCTTCAAGCCAGTCATACCTTTATGGAACAAGGATATAAAACACTCGAAGATGTTATAAATAATTCTTCTGATCAGGATTGGTTCGAAGAAGTAGAAACTTCTTTTTTAGGAACAATTCCAAGAATTAAATTATTATCGATTATTCTTTTTCACAATTCACATCATTGCGGACAAATTGCATCAGCTATTGTTAAAGGAAATTAAATCTGTTTATTTCCAATTTTCATTCGCCACGAATTCACAAATTTTCATTTAAAATAATTCGTGAATTCGTGGCGGAAAAAATATTTTTAATC
The sequence above is drawn from the Flavobacterium sp. N2038 genome and encodes:
- a CDS encoding ArsR/SmtB family transcription factor — its product is MSLPNLDALQVIADPSRRQILQLLTKETYNINALAENFDMSRPAVSKHIKILQQAGFISIQEIGRERHCVLNQKGFNDVKALISHFDQFWENKLSRLETILNKKKD
- a CDS encoding DinB family protein, which gives rise to MQKQILLDLLDHNRFVCNATFKNITPENSRFRLNEKTASVGFIYRHIGETANILGAFFGIKTDVENTTIGQSDTGKHYDLQASHTFMEQGYKTLEDVINNSSDQDWFEEVETSFLGTIPRIKLLSIILFHNSHHCGQIASAIVKGN